In the Streptomyces coeruleoprunus genome, CGGGGCATCCGCCCGGTCGCCGCGGCCTTCCTCGAACTCCAGCCCATGCTGGTGATCGGCGCCGCGGACCCGGACGGCCGCGTCTGGAGCTCCCTCCTGACCGGCCCGCCCGGCTTCGTCCGGGCCACGGGTCCCACGACGGTGTCCGTCGCGGGCGGCGTCCCCGCCCGCGACCCCCTCGCCGGGGCCTTCGCCGAAGGCCGCCCCACCGCCGTCGGCACCCTCGCGCTCGACCCGCGCACCCGCCGCCGCATGCGCCTCAACGGCACCGCCGAAGCCACCCCGCGCGGACTGGCCGTCCAGGCCCGCGAGGTCTTCTCCAACTGCCCCAAGTACCTCCAGCGACGCGAGCTGTACGCCGGTGAAGGCCCCGCACCGCCCGAGGGCGCCCGCCGCGACACCGACCACCTCACCCCCGCGCAGCGGGAGTTCGCCGGCGCCGCCGACACGTTCTTCGTCGCCACCCTCGGCCCCGACGGCGCCGATGCCAGCCACCGCGGCGGCAACCCCGGCTTCGTGCGGGTCCTCTCGCCCACCGAACTCACCTGGCCCGACTACCAGGGCAACGCCATGTTCCTGACGCTCGGCAACCTGGAGACCGACGCCCGCGCCGGACTGCTCTTCCCCGACTGGGCCACCGGCACGACCCTCCAGCTCACCGGCACCGCCCGCACCGAGTTCACCGCCACGGGCCGCGCCGTCCGCTTCACCGTCGAGCGGGTCGTGGAACGCGAGCACGCCAGCCCGCTGCGCTGGTCACCGCCGGAGTACTCGCCGGCGAACCCGTAATCTCCTGGTATGAAGCGGAGGTTGAGGGTGGCGGCCTACGCCGTGTGCATACGTGACGACCAGATCCTCCTGGCCCGGAGCCCCGCCGCCGACGGCGGCCACGAATGGGTCCTGCCCGGCGGCGGGATGGACCACGGCGAGGACCCGCTCGACACCGTCGTCCGCGAGGTCCGCGAGGAGACCGGCTACACCGTCGAGATGACCGCACTCCTCGGCGTCGACTCGCTGCGGCGCGCGCACGGCCCCGGCCGGCTCGGCACCCGCGTCGACCACCACAGCCTGCGCTTCGTGTACGAGGGGCGCATCACCGGCGGCACCCTGCGCCACGAGGTCGACGGCTCCACCGACCTCGCCGCCTGGCAGCCCCTCGTCGACCTCCCGGGGCTGCGCCGCGTCCCCCTGATCGACACCGCGCTGCGCCTCTGGCACGAACGCCCCGCGACCGGACACGTCCCCGCACGCCCGGGCGGCTGAAAACCGCCCCACCCCCGGCGCCACGGGCAACGATCCGTCGCCCGGACGGGTCCTCCTCCACGACACAGGCGTCACATCCGTCGACGAGCGAGGGGGACCATCCATGTCGGTACGTACGGGACGACCGGTCCGTACGGCACTCCTGGCCGCGGCGGTGGCCGCGGCACTCGCCGGTACGGCGCTCACGGCCCCCGCCGCGGCCGCCGCCGACCGGACGGGCGACCACGAGGCCACCCGGCAGGCCCTCGAAGAGGCCGTACGGGCCGGAGCGCCCGGCATCCTGGTGCGGGCACAGGACCGCCACGGCACCTGGAACGGCAGCGCGGGCGTCGCCGACCGCGACACCGGCCGCGAGCGCCACCCGAACGACCGCTTCCGCGCCGGGTCCGTCACCAAGACCTTCGTCGCCACCGTCCTGCTCCAACTGGAGGCCGAGGGCCGCCTCGACCTCGACGACACCGTGGAGACATGGCTGCCCGGCACCGTACGCGGCAACGGCCACGACGGCCGGGCGATCACTCTGCGCCAACTCCTCAACCACACCAGCGGCATCTACAGCTACACCACCGACCCGGACTTCCGCGCCCAGACCTCCGGCCCCCGCTTCTTCGAGCACCGCTACGACACCTGGACCCCCGACCGGCTCGTCGCCGTCGCCATGAAGCACCGGCCCGACTTCGCCCCCGGCACCGGCTGGAACTACTCCAACACCAACTACGTCCTGGCCGGCATGGTCATCGAGAAGGCCACCGGCCACCCCTACGGCACCGAGATCGAACGCCGCGTCCTCAAGCCGCTGAAGCTGCGCGCCACCTCCCTGCCCGGGACGACGGCCGTCCTGCCGAAGCCCAGCGGCCGGGCGTACTCCACGCTCGGCGCCGACCCCGCCGACCCGGCCACCACCATCCACGACGTCACCGAACTGAACCCGTCCCGCGCCGGGGCCGGCGCCGAGCTGGTCTCCGACAACGCCGACCTCCAGAAGTTCCTGCGCGCCCTGCTCACCGGGCGGCTGCTGCCGCCGCGGCAACTGGCCGAGATGACGACGACGGTCCACGTCGGCCAGGAGGGCATGAGCGGCTACGGCCTGGGCATCTTCACCCAGCGGCTGAGCTGCGGCACGGAGGTGTGGGGCCACACCGGCCGCATCCAGGGCTCCAGGTCCGTGGTCGCGGCGGTCCGCGACGGGTCCCACACGATGGCGGGGAACATCAACGGCGACTGGACCGGCGGCTT is a window encoding:
- a CDS encoding pyridoxamine 5'-phosphate oxidase family protein, producing the protein MDPIRAYHDGSLAVQTRVGVREAAEHVGRSIGRGIRPVAAAFLELQPMLVIGAADPDGRVWSSLLTGPPGFVRATGPTTVSVAGGVPARDPLAGAFAEGRPTAVGTLALDPRTRRRMRLNGTAEATPRGLAVQAREVFSNCPKYLQRRELYAGEGPAPPEGARRDTDHLTPAQREFAGAADTFFVATLGPDGADASHRGGNPGFVRVLSPTELTWPDYQGNAMFLTLGNLETDARAGLLFPDWATGTTLQLTGTARTEFTATGRAVRFTVERVVEREHASPLRWSPPEYSPANP
- a CDS encoding NUDIX hydrolase, which encodes MKRRLRVAAYAVCIRDDQILLARSPAADGGHEWVLPGGGMDHGEDPLDTVVREVREETGYTVEMTALLGVDSLRRAHGPGRLGTRVDHHSLRFVYEGRITGGTLRHEVDGSTDLAAWQPLVDLPGLRRVPLIDTALRLWHERPATGHVPARPGG
- a CDS encoding serine hydrolase domain-containing protein, which encodes MSVRTGRPVRTALLAAAVAAALAGTALTAPAAAAADRTGDHEATRQALEEAVRAGAPGILVRAQDRHGTWNGSAGVADRDTGRERHPNDRFRAGSVTKTFVATVLLQLEAEGRLDLDDTVETWLPGTVRGNGHDGRAITLRQLLNHTSGIYSYTTDPDFRAQTSGPRFFEHRYDTWTPDRLVAVAMKHRPDFAPGTGWNYSNTNYVLAGMVIEKATGHPYGTEIERRVLKPLKLRATSLPGTTAVLPKPSGRAYSTLGADPADPATTIHDVTELNPSRAGAGAELVSDNADLQKFLRALLTGRLLPPRQLAEMTTTVHVGQEGMSGYGLGIFTQRLSCGTEVWGHTGRIQGSRSVVAAVRDGSHTMAGNINGDWTGGFDKVLDAEFCR